From a region of the Dunckerocampus dactyliophorus isolate RoL2022-P2 chromosome 20, RoL_Ddac_1.1, whole genome shotgun sequence genome:
- the LOC129172948 gene encoding uncharacterized protein LOC129172948 isoform X9 → MAWNQGYSLMPSWKNTNQNPPDTSQNKPPKTLLEVKPGVADEGHIEKASAISVKTEGHNEKPKSCHIPAKATTELTKDVQMIASQGGDRKRLSVIRETDVIDNDMAHKRQRLDSKDAPCEEMLNTATAAMEEEESKMVISEVSEPNRWHEIAHKRQRLDSKENTLCEGTLKMGTVAIKEEERKTLISEVSDPHMGHGAQQRTKQENTLKIEPQEAHLTLCPSRTNVKVESTRSTKVTLLTKTTTSKLPTPALTTNFQKRPTSITQLTVGAHKHRERDSVSVIKSEIANTKSLVPATFSKSIASTTNTAADNTVCAVTSSHFTATTIKSMIVVATAIKPTALTTSCSASTKSRRTTATSSSASAISTTTTLPAACIATASRVAATTTRSTESAGRCGKKSCRVTASTSSATSATSKYTAPTSSRCISAVATTSTAITVKPTVSSVAYDVATSKFSIIPTKSTATNTSVAAVSPKFTPATTKSTAYASANSKHTANATNTKPTSKLAAATNRSTTPTTSCPTKSAKVTATTCNVIATTKSTLPTTSCITTASPAATTPSAMTTTKCATTYNSTVPASTTKSTAHIDSCTPASSSSDSKVPSTVSPSQHQKAPEGRTGAEAISNEALPVLRRSSTDMHEVTGGTAQTARRSLDNSSHTRVTLVTTAVGGKNAKDSAKKVHVKDTRESNADAERCIQKSNPSARHASTAKSSQSKVKPTRSVPKIVMKGSSPTALCATSDWNGLVTHWKTFTSITMWCVHPQKYAIFKSKCYQNNVQCFNFPNKKSRFPEVNDEQLADINLEKFVTFMSMAEKCLGLRSIQTIDVTNEQYNELSDLPEAKALHRLETVFGVPSSSGNGTSLALRQRVLTSPSQDVSSPEYDTLQDKFEAITEADTSQLAAALDIEAEHTSVAVPLADPEPTGETESIVEMDTSEPKQQQEIVNCGFKNTKATPEGSNDQSTSVLMGPDRSPASVTREQWKLEGSNGQSPSVLLGPDPHHASVATEQQNLEAANEQSPSLLLALDQPPASVTREQNLEVYNGKSPSLLMRLDPHPPSVTTKPCNPVGSCQNAERWSSLPIAPIDPECNQGRSASQVHPLSGKSSNLRTFLWVKGLYSPLVKEGLYSPPIVGLASVYECRGGSGDSLYLCNSCSQKLMVRDICQHVVGPDHQVNYMLRAYPQYMDRFWGDINLQPEMKMELLEAVAGAVSLQERAKGMDAQVCFLVPDVYNYVCTAPFNEALDVLQNGQKQSFVCQPVITLQQKQAGQKSKEQIGHLYVNGVDSVEPSFSEASMSLSLQDNHRSSISSPISKTTPVCQVQEELMSSEPTSLGPSRFISKPPLTFKMQDKFGSPGLISKTPPSFQVTEDLVPLESTCPVTVGAISKTPLSFQVKDDLLSECSSGVSTGRSGKKPPICHVKDELRLQQSGPPSTYAPISKTPPGSQQVKEERVLIECRSHVSISKTLPQAQLKSELVLTEPAVNGDPGNLLKTQPHAQVKDEMLLDYRSPATTGPVPKMPSSSRDKDELALLECKSPANTVLFSKTPPRVQMKSELTASACRVTPLVEKQSSSDPPITVGSTIRQDEYLPTKKRKTLKSLGELIRIYSNTNRIDDPQQSKCTRNSIVNPSDDRTPSDQEVSMVEILNLGTKTDSKKQIAAVPAKLSVAPTKTWCSKSVQSVSSSAEDRRGLDSMSCKIESDLSPTPVSGNNGSPQVHTFIPENPLFILTEDKSTGTDNPNDSALLGGFQHKNLLDDVKPNQNLAQLPQPQGSKGGTEGFLHQSTVWANDMGTESNHQLIAVAAGPTSTGTDNPGDLALLGDFENKNLLGNASVKTNQNLAQLPQPQGSTDGTGGFLHQSIVWANGMGAESNHQLIGATAGPTKTQLPDLGGFDFSCTTNAYIAPTGYPVPDNNNVSTGYPVPNYNASYVSVNGNEGSRGLYAVQGSHLNDPLATRWMNLQIQQWMQQQQQYSTWARPVQTTQNVTNGATYFCAVPAVYSNYSLVLRDMNVHGNLGSSQYNFLTMAQSSKKD, encoded by the exons ATGGCATGGAACCAAGGGTACAGCTTGATGCCCTCTTGGAAGAATACCAATCAAAATCCTCCAGACACTAGTCAGAACAAGCCGCcaaaaacgttgttggaggttaaGCCTGGCGTAGCCGATgaaggccacattgaaaaagcgTCAGCGATTTCTGTTAAGACAGAAGGGCATAATGAGAAGCCAAAAAGCTGTCACATACCGGCTAAAGCAACGACAGAACTGACCAAAGATGTCCAGATGATCGCAAGCCAAGGCGGTGACCGAAAGAGGCTGAGTGTCATCCGGGAGACAGATGTGATTGACAATGACATGGCCCATAAGAGACAGCGCCTTGACTCCAAGGACGCACCATGTGAAGAAATGTTGAATACGGCGACTGCAGCCATGGAGGAGGAAGAATCAAAAATGGTGATCAGTGAAG TCTCTGAACCAAATAGGTGGCATGAAATAGCCCATAAGAGACAACGACTCGACTCCAAAGAGAACACACTATGTGAAGGAACGCTGAAAATGGGGACCGTGGCTATCAAGGAGGAAGAACGGAAAACGCTGATTAGTGAAG TCTCTGACCCGCATATGGGACATGGAGCTCAGCAGCGTACTAAGCAGGAAAATACCCTGAAGATTGAGCCCCAAGAAGCCCACCTGACTCTTTGTCCCAGCAGAACAAACGTCAAAGTCGAAAGCACACGCAGCACCAAAGTGACCCTGTTGACCAAAACGACTACTTCCAAATTGCCAACACCTGCGTTGACTACAAATTTCCAAAAACGTCCGACCAGCATTACTCAATTGACTGTAGGCGCCCACAAACACAGAGAACGTGACTCCGTTAGCGTTATAAAAAGTGAAATCGCAAACACCAAGTCTTTAGTACCTGCAACCTTCTCAAAATCTATTGCAAGCACCACCAATACCGCTGCAGACAACACCGTCTGTGCTGTAACAAGCTCTCATTTTACCGCAACAACCATAAAGTCGATGATTGTTGTGGCAACTGCCATCAAGCCAACTGCACTTACCACCAGTTGTAGTGCCTCCACAAAATCCAGGAGGACGACAGCAACCAGCTCCAGTGCATCTGCTATCAGCACGACAACAACCCTTCCGGCTGCCTGCATTGCAACAGCCTCTAGAGTTGCTGCAACCACCACCAGATCAACAGAGTCTGCCGGCAGGTGTGGTAAGAAATCCTGTCGAGTTACAGCGAGCACCTCAAGTGCAACATCAGCCACCTCCAAGTACACAGCACCGACCAGCAGCAGATGTATCTCTGCTGTTGCAACAACTTCGACTGCAATCACTGTCAAGCCCACAGTATCTTCTGTGGCCTACGATGTGGCAACGTCTAAATTTTCCATCATTCCCACAAAGTCCACAGCAACAAACACCAGTGTTGCTGCAGTAAGCCCTAAATTTACTCCAGCCACTACCAAGTCCACAGCGTATGCTTCAGCAAACTCTAAACATACTGCAAATGCCACTAATACCAAGCCTACATCTAAACTTGCTGCGGCCACCAATAGATCTACAACACCTACCACCAGTTGTCCTACAAAATCAGCTAAAGTGACAGCAACCACCTGCAATGTAATTGCAACCACAAAGTCTACACTACCTACCACCAGTTGTATTACAACAGCCTCTCCAGCAGCAACAACCCCCAGTGCAATGACAACCACCAAGTGTGCAACAACCTATAATAGTACTGTACCGGCAAGCACCACCAAATCCACAGCGCATATCGACAGTTGCACTCCAGCAAGCTCCAGCTCAGACTCTAAAGTGCCGTCCACAGTGTCTCCATCACAACACCAGAAAGCACCAGAAGGCAGAACAGGAGCAGAGGCCATATCAAATGAAGCGTTACCCGTCCTTCGTAGATCGTCCACGGACATGCATGAAGTCACTGGCGGAACTGCACAGACTGCAAGGAGAAGTTTGGACAACTCCTCACACACTAGGGTCACGCTTGTAACGACTGCAGTTGGAGGCAAAAATGCAAAGGACTCTGCAAAGAAAGTACATGTGAAGGATACCAGGGAGTCAAATGCGGATGCAGAACGATGTATCCAGAAGAGTAACCCTTCTGCTAGACATGCAAGCACAGCCAAATCATCACAAAGCAAGGTGAAGCCAACTAGAAGTGTTCCTAAAATTG TAATGAAAGGAAGCAGTCCTACTGCACTTTGTGCCACATCCGATTGGAACGGTCTAGTCACACACTGGAAAACGTTCACCAGTATAACTATGTGGTGTGTACATCCTCAGAAGTATGCCATATTCAAGTCGAAGTGCTATCAGAACAATGTTCagtgttttaattttccaaacaagAAATCAAGGTTCCCAGAGGTGAATGATGAGCAGCTGGCGGACATCAACCTGGAGAAGTTTGTAACCTTCATGTCTATGGCAGAGAAATGTTTAGGTCTTCGGTCCATCCAG ACAATAGACGTGACAAACGAACAGTACAATGAGCTGTCTGATCTTCCGGAAGCCAAAG CTTTACACAGATTAGAGACTGTCTTTGGAGTGCCATCATCCTCCGGTAATGGCACTTCACTGGCTTTAAGACAACGGGTTTTGACTAGCCCCTCACAGGATGTTTCAAGCCCAGAATATG ACACTCTACAGGACAAGTTTGAGGCCATTACAGAGGCTGACACTTCCCAACTTGCTG CAGCATTAGACATAGAAGCTGAACACACCAGTGTTGCTGTTCCACTCGCTGACCCGGAACCTACTGGAGAAACTGAATCGATAGTGGAAATGGACACATCTGAGCCCAAACAGCAGCAGGAAATTGTCAATTGCGGTTTTAAGAATACCAAGGCGACTCCGGAAGGGTCTAATGACCAGTCAACATCTGTATTGATGGGACCAGATCGATCTCCTGCTTCAGTGACCAGAGAACAGTGGAAACTGGAAGGCTCTAATGGGCAGTCACCATCAGTGTTGCTGGGACCAGATCCACATCATGCTTCAGTTGCCACAGAGCAGCAGAATCTGGAAGCCGCTAATGAGCAGTCACCATCATTGTTGCTGGCACTGGATCAGCCTCCTGCTTCAGTGACCAGAGAACAGAATCTGGAAGTCTATAATGGAAAGTCACCATCATTGTTGATGCGACTGGACCCACATCCTCCTTCAGTGACAACAAAACCGTGTAATCCAGTTGGAAGCTGCCAAAATGCTGAAAGATGGTCCAGTCTGCCTATAGCACCGATAGACCCTGAATGTAACCAGGGTCGCAGTGCCTCTCAAGTGCACCCTCTTTCAG GCAAATCAAGTAATTTGCGAACGTTCTTGTGGGTGAAGGGACTGTACAGCCCGCTGGTGAAGGAAGGATTGTACAGCCCGCCAATCGTAG GTCTGGCGTCAGTGTACGAGTGTCGTGGTGGGTCTGGCGATTCACTCTACTTGTGCAACAGCTGTAGTCAGAAACTCATGGTCAGGGACATTTGCCAGCATGTGGTTGGCCCAGACCACCAGGTGAACTACATG CTAAGAGCATATCCACAGTATATGGATAGATTTTGGGGTGACATTAATCTGCAACCAGAGATGAAAATGGAACTCTTAGAGGCCGTTGCTGGAGCGGTCTCCCTGCAAGAGCGTGCTAAGGGGATGGATGCACAG GTGTGTTTTCTCGTTCCAGACGTGTATAACTATGTTTGTACAGCACCGTTCAATGAAG CTCTTGACGTGCTGCAAAACGGACAGAAGCAGAGTTTCGTCTGTCAGCCCGTCATCACATTGCAACAAAAGC AAGCAGGCCAGAAATCAAAAGAACAGATTGGACATTTGTATGTGAATGGCGTTGACTCTGTTGAGCCTTCATTCTCTGAAGCTAGCATGTCCCTCAGTCTACAAGACAACCACAGAAGCTCCATTTCAAGTCCTATCTCCAAGACAACACCTGTCTGTCAAGTACAAGAGGAACTGATGTCCTCAGAGCCCACATCACTGGGACCCTCTCGTTTTATTTCCAAGCCACCCCTTACTTTTAAAATGCAGGATAAATTTGGATCTCCTGGTCTCATATCCAAGACGCCACCTAGCTTTCAAGTGACAGAAGATCTGGTACCCTTAGAGTCCACATGTCCTGTAACTGTTGGTGCTATCTCCAAGACGCCGCTTAGTTTTCAAGTGAAAGATGACCTGTTATCAGAGTGCAGCTCAGGTGTGTCTACCGGTCGTTCGGGGAAAAAGCCACCAATTTGTCACGTGAAAGATGAACTGAGGCTGCAGCAATCTGGACCCCCTTCAACGTATGCACCTATCTCAAAGACACCGCCTGGTTCTCAACAAGTTAAAGAGGAACGGGTACTCATAGAGTGCAGATCACATGTAAGCATCTCCAAGACACTGCCTCAGGCTCAACTGAAAAGTGAACTGGTACTCACAGAACCAGCAGTTAATGGAGATCCTGGCAATCTCTTGAAAACACAGCCTCATGCTCAAGTGAAAGATGAAATGCTCTTAGATTACAGATCGCCTGCAACTACTGGTCCCGTGCCCAAGATGCCGTCTAGTTCTCGAGATAAAGATGAACTGGCACTCTTGGAGTGCAAATCTCCTGCAAATACTGTTCTCTTTTCCAAGACACCTCCAAGAGTACAAATGAAAAGTGAATTGACTGCCTCAGCATGCAGAGTCACTCCCCTCGTTGAGAAACAGTCTAGCTCAGACCCTCCCATAACTGTCGGTTCAACGATTCGCCAAGATGAATACCTTCCTACCAAGAAGAGAAAAACTCTTAAGTCTCTAGGTGAACTCATTAGAATTTATTCCAATACGAACAGAATTGATGATCCTCAGCAATCCAAATGCACACGCAACTCCATTGTTAATCCTTCGGATGATCGTACTCCTAGTGACCAAGAGGTCTCTATGGTAGAAATCCTAAACTTGGGCACAAAAACTGATTCAAAGAAACAAATTGCTGCCGTCCCTGCCAAACTTTCTGTTGCTCCAACAAAGACATGGTGCTCAAAGTCTGTGCAGTCTGTCTCCTCCAGTGCTGAAGATAGAAGGGGATTGGACTCGATGAGTTGTAAGATTGAAAGTGACCTGTCCCCAACACCTGTGTCTGGCAACAACGGCTCTCCGCAGGTGCATACCTTCATACCAGAAAACCCTTTGTTTATTTTGACGGAAGACAAGTCAACGGGCACGGACAACCCCAATGACTCCGCCTTGCTGGGAGGTTTTCAGCACAAAAACCTGCTGGATGATGTAAAACCCAACCAAAATCTTGCTCAGTTACCACAGCCTCAAGGCAGCAAAGGTGGCACAGAAGGTTTTCTGCATCAAAGCACAGTTTGGGCAAACGATATGGGTACTGAGTCAAACCATCAGCTCATTGCTGTGGCAGCAGGTCCTACGTCAACTGGCACAGACAACCCCGGTGACCTTGCTTTGCTTGGAGATTTTGAGAACAAAAACCTGCTGGGTAATGCTTCTGTGAAAACCAACCAAAATCTTGCTCAGTTACCGCAGCCTCAAGGCAGCACAGACGGCACAGGAGGTTTTCTGCATCAAAGCATAGTTTGGGCGAACGGTATGGGTGCTGAGTCAAACCATCAGCTCATTGGAGCTACAGCAGGTCCTACTAAGACTCAGCTGCCAGACCTAGGTGGTTTTGATTTCAGTTGTACCACAAATGCTTACATTGCACCTACAGGTTACCCTGTGCCTGATAATAACAATGTATCCACAGGTTACCCTGTGCCTAATTATAATGCGTCATATGTGAGCGTCAATGGAAATGAAGGCTCAAGGGGACTATATGCGGTCCAAGGCAGCCACTTAAACGACCCGCTGGCAACAAGGTGGATGAACCTACAAATACAGCAGtggatgcagcagcagcagcagtactcTACATGGGCAAGGCCAGTGCAGACCACTCAAAACGTCACCAATGGCGCCACCTACTTCTGTGCTGTTCCTGCAGTGTACTCCAACTATTCCCTGGTGCTGAGAGACATGAACGTGCACGGCAACTTGGGTTCATCACAGTATAACTTTTTGACAATGGCACAGTCCTCTAAAAAGGACTGA